Below is a genomic region from Corallococcus caeni.
GTGAGCGGCGGTGACAACAAGCTCACGGCGCCCCCGGGCGCGAAGCAGAACGTGCTCGTCGACAAGCCGGGCAGCCCCTTCCAGAAGGACACCTTCGGCGGTGGCCGGCTGAGCGGCAACGTGGGCTCGATGCAGGCCTCCACCACGAGCCACAGCGGCGGTGGCGTGCACCACTACTCGGCCCAGGCCGAGGTGCAGGGCCCCAACGCGGCCTTCGAGCTCCAGAAGACGCACGCGGGCCGCTTCGGCGTGTCCAGCGCGCAGCTCACCGGCGAGGCCAACAGCTTCAAGGCGCAGGCGCAGGCGGGCGTGTCGGCCGACACGAACTCGCACGCCTACACCGCCGCGCTGACGGCCAAGGCGGAGACGGGCGTGGGCGTCACGGCGAGCGCGAACCACGACTTCAACCGGCACGTGGGCGGCTACGTGAAGGGCGAGGCGAAGGCCTCCGCGTCCGCCTTCGCCGAGGGCGTGGCCACGGTGGACCCGAAGACGGCCACGGCGATGGTCTCCGGGCAGGTGGGAGCGGGCGCGACGGCGGGGGCGTACGCCACGGCGGGCGGGCACGTGGGCCGGGTGCACGGCTCGGTCACCGCGGGCGCGGTGGCGGGCGCGTCGGCCCAGGCGGGCGGAAAGTTCGGCCTGGAGAACGGCTTCCTCAAGCACTCCGCGGACGTGAACACCGCCGTGGGCGTGGGCACCCACGTGAAGACCGATGTGGCGGTGGACCTGCGTCACCACATCAAGCCGGGCATCGCGTCGGGCCTGCGTCCCGCCCTCGGCTCCGCGATGGGCGTGCCCGCCCCCGCGATCGCCATCGAGCCCGAGAAGTCGGGCGTCGAGAAGTTCTTCGCCAAGGCCTTCCACAGGTCGTGACGCGCCGCCGGGAAGCCGCTTCGACTCCGCATGCCGGCCCCTCCTCCTGGGCCGGCATGCAGGGCAACGTCTAGTTACAGGGCGCGCCGCAGGTGCCGGCCCCACGGGCCTGACATGCCGCCGTGTTGATGCAGAACTGGCCATCCCCCGTGCAGCAGCCGAGCAGCCGCGAGGGTTCGTCCGAGGTCTCGTCCGGGACCGCGGAGCTGGGGGCATTGGATACGAGCACGGCCTCTTCATTCGCCGCGACCTGCGAGGAAGAGGAGACAGCCATTCCCACCACGAAGGCAAAACTCAGGGCGACTCCGGAAACGAGCTTCCGCAGCATCTGTGGCTCCTTGGGTTGAGAGGCATCTGGGATGGTACTCCCAGTGTGTCTGCAATTCAAAATGGCGGGCAGTGGCAGCAGCGACCACCTCCTGGAGGGCCACCTATCCTGCATGCGTCGCTTTCTCGAAGCGCCGGTCCGGGACCAGCCACAGCACCGCGGCCAGCACATAGACCGCCTCGGAAAAATGCCCGTTGAAGAACGCGCTGACGATGCCGACCAGGTAGAGCACCGACGAAATCTTGCCCTTGAGATCGCGCCCGACCGCCAGCGCCAGGGGCGACTGCCGGCCCTGCATCGCCACCATGCGGGTCTGCAGCACCCACCAGGCGAAGGCACACATCAGGAGCACGAAGCCGTAGAGCGCCAGCGGCACGGCCGAGAAATGGTTTTCGCCCATCCAGCCGGTGGTGAAGGGGACCAGCGACAGCCAGAACAGCAGGTGCAGGTTCGCCCACAGCACGCCGCCGGTGACGTGGCTGATGGTGTGCAAGAGATGATGGTGGTTGTTCCAGTAGATGCCGACGTACACGAAGCTGAGCACATAGCTGAGGAAGACAGGGATCAGCGGCCGCAGGTCGGCCAGCTCGCTGCCGTGCGGTACCTTGAGCTCCAGCACCATGATCGTGATGATGATGGCGATGACGCCGTCGCTGAATGCCTCCAGCCGGTTCTTGTCCATGCTGCCCCCCGTGCACGAGTCGCCTCGCGGGCGACCCTGCCTGACACGTTATTCCGGAACGGCCCCCAGCACGGGCGTCAAATCTGGATCGGCCTTCTGCATGGCCCGGCGATAGGCTGGCCGCGCGCCAATGCGTTGCAGATAGGCCAGGATGTTCGGCCAGGGGGAGAGGTCATACGGCTTGAACAGCCGCATGGTGGTCAACGAGAACACGGTCATGATGTCCGCCGCCGTGAACTCCTCGCCGGCCAGACAGGGCGCCTCACCCAGTCGCTTCTCCAGGGTCGAGAAGACCAGGTTGAAGCGCTCCCGGGCCCCCTGCAGCAGCACGTTCTTGTCCGAAGGATCGACGCGCTCCAGGTATCGCACCTGCAGGATGACGGGTTGCAGCGTCCCGTTGGCGAAGTGGAACCAGTAGAGGTAGTCGGCGAACCCGGGGGCACCGCGCGTCACCGTGAGCCGGCCGTCGCCATGGGTCTGGAGCAGGTACTCGCAGATGGCCCCGGACTCCCCGAGGACCAGGTCGCCGTCGGTGAGGATGGGCGCGGTGCCCATCGGATGGAGCGCCTTGTATTCCGGCGGTGCCAGCCGGTTGTCGGCCCGGCGCTGGTAGCGCTTCAGCGCATAGTCCAGCCCCAGCTCCTCGCAGAGCCAGACGATCCGCTCCGACTGCGAACGTCCGAGATGATGCAGCGTCAGCATGCGCGCTCCCTTGCCCGGAGCATTGTCCGGGTCATGCATGAACCGTAGGCTGCGCGAATCCGCTGGAAAAGACGTGCCCGGATACCGGTATGGCGACTACCACCCTCCCCGAGTTCCTCCGCATTCGCCGCGAGCGGCTTCAGCCCGAGTCGACCGGGCGGCGTCGCACTCCCGGGCTCCGTCGCGAGGAGGTCGCGGCGCGCGCCGGTGTGAGCGTCACCTGGTACACGTGGCTCGAGCAGGGGCGCGGCGGCGTGCCGTCCGATGACGTGCTGGAACGCCTCGCCCGCGCACTGGAACTCGACGAGACGAATCGCGAGATGCTGTTCCTGCTCGCCCACGCGCGTCCGCCACCGCGCCGCTACACGCCGCCTTCCGAGGTCACGCCGACGCTGCAACGCGTGCTCGACAACCTGCGCGTGCCCGCGTTCGTGAAGACGCCGACGTTCCAGATCGTCGCGTGGAACCGCGCCGCCGTGGCGGTGATTGACGATTACGCAGCGGTTCCTGAACGTGACCGCAACATGCTGCGCCGGGTCTTCCATCCGGAAGCCGCCACGTTCCTGCCGCACGGCGAGGACATGCGCCGCACGTGCCTCGCCGCGTTCCGTGTCGACATCGAGCGTGCAGGAGCTTCCGAGGAAGCCGCCGCGCTCGTCGACGAGTTGATGCAGACAAGCGAGGAGTTCCGCCGGCTGTGGGCCGAGAATGAGCTGCACACGCACGGGGTGCAGCTCCGGCGGCTCGTCCGGCCGGGCGTCGGCGAGCTCGTGTTCGAGGCGTCGATGTTCTCCGTCGACGACAGCGACGGCCTCGGCATGGTGGTCCTCTCACCAGCGGACGACGCCTCCGCGCGTGGAGTGGAGCA
It encodes:
- a CDS encoding TMEM175 family protein → MDKNRLEAFSDGVIAIIITIMVLELKVPHGSELADLRPLIPVFLSYVLSFVYVGIYWNNHHHLLHTISHVTGGVLWANLHLLFWLSLVPFTTGWMGENHFSAVPLALYGFVLLMCAFAWWVLQTRMVAMQGRQSPLALAVGRDLKGKISSVLYLVGIVSAFFNGHFSEAVYVLAAVLWLVPDRRFEKATHAG
- a CDS encoding glutathione S-transferase family protein, translating into MLTLHHLGRSQSERIVWLCEELGLDYALKRYQRRADNRLAPPEYKALHPMGTAPILTDGDLVLGESGAICEYLLQTHGDGRLTVTRGAPGFADYLYWFHFANGTLQPVILQVRYLERVDPSDKNVLLQGARERFNLVFSTLEKRLGEAPCLAGEEFTAADIMTVFSLTTMRLFKPYDLSPWPNILAYLQRIGARPAYRRAMQKADPDLTPVLGAVPE
- a CDS encoding helix-turn-helix transcriptional regulator, producing MATTTLPEFLRIRRERLQPESTGRRRTPGLRREEVAARAGVSVTWYTWLEQGRGGVPSDDVLERLARALELDETNREMLFLLAHARPPPRRYTPPSEVTPTLQRVLDNLRVPAFVKTPTFQIVAWNRAAVAVIDDYAAVPERDRNMLRRVFHPEAATFLPHGEDMRRTCLAAFRVDIERAGASEEAAALVDELMQTSEEFRRLWAENELHTHGVQLRRLVRPGVGELVFEASMFSVDDSDGLGMVVLSPADDASARGVEQLIRELDG